GGATGTTCAGACCTTACTGCACTCCCTCCTGTGACAGCCAACCTTTCGTGTGACCAGATGGAGCTCCCCAGTTATCCAGGAACGATGGCCGGAGCGGGAGGCATTGGAAGTGCCGTCAGATTGCCCCCGTCGTTGCTGCCTTGCTGTGGCTGCAGTTTGCTTCCTCCCGGGGTGGCCCCAGGCTGGCAGCCGGTGGAAGTAGGGTGCTTCCGGACAGCTCTGCACCCGCAGATAGACGCTGTCCTCCGGAAAGGGGACGTcaaggagagagggagagcagaCAACAGCAGCGAGAGCTGAGGAGAGGAAGTCACTCCGGGGACGGGAACAGTCCTTGCAGCGTCCTCGTGCGCAGTAAAGCCTTGCAGCGAACCACCCCAGCTCAGGCCGCACGAGAGCCCCCCCAGTTTTAAGAGCCGGGGGAGGGAGCCTTCGGGGAGCTCCCCACAAAATAGACGCCCTCGCGCCGAGGCTGGGGGCAGCTGCTGCCGGGTGCTCTCCGCCGGCCGGGCTCAGAGCCAGGCAGGCGCTTCCCCCGACCCCGGGCCGGGGCAGGCGCCAGGCTCCGGCCCGGCTCCTTGCAGCCGCCCCCCGCCCAAGCGGGAGGAAAACCCTCGGGCCTCGGGCCGGGCCCTCGCCGGGAGCGGGGAGGCGAGGCCGGGCCGCGGCTGCGGCGCCGCGTCTCCATGGCAACCCCGGAAGCGGCCGCCATTGGCCGCGCGGCCGGAAGCGGAAGTGGGCGGCGGGacgatggcggcggcggcggcgctgctcctgctgctgatggcggcggcggcggggcccgggcgggcgggcgaggggCGGGCGCAGCGGGACGCGCTGcgggaggagctgctgctgagcccgCTGCCCGCCGGGGACGTGGCCGCCACCTTCCAGTTCCGCACGCGGTGGGACGCGGACCTGCCGCGGGGCGCAGGTAGGGCGGGGCGGGACCGAGCCGCTATTGGCTGGGGCGCGGCGCAGGGGGCGGGGCTAGTCGCTGAGTGACGGCGCGCCGTGATGGGGGTCATGACGTTACCGCGTTAGGGGTGACATTAGTGCGGGCGAGTGACGTCAGAGGCGGGGGGAGGTTGCTGAGGGGAGCGGGAGCAGGGCAGAGCGAGGCGGTGACGTCAGCACGAGCGGGCTCGGCGCGGCGATGGAGCGGGCTGTGTGACAGGAGCAGGCCGGGGCAGGACGCGTGTTTGGCCAGGCCCTGGCGTGGTGTCGGGGCAGGAGACGGGCAGGGGCTAACGCTGCCCGCAGTGTCTCACTACAGGCTCTTCCCGAAGGCGCTGGGGCGGCTGGTGGCGGCGCTGGGCGTGCAGGAGCTCCACCTCGCCCTCACCCAGGGCTTCTGGCGCACCCGGACCTGGGGGCAGCCGCCCCTCCAGGCACCTGCTGGCGCCGAGCTCTGGGTCTGGTTCCAGCCCACTGTCACGGAGTAGGTACCCTGGCCATAGGTCTGTCCCTCTGGGTCCTCTCTGTGGCCACCACTCCCGGGAGCTGTTGCCCTTCTCACACAAGGCAGCCATGGTGTGTGTAGAGGCCTCCTGGGTTGGAAAATGTCCCCCGGCATAAAGAGCCCACAACCCCAGGAGCAGCTCTAAGGAAAAGCATTACGTAGCCCCACTCAGTGCACAGGGCAGGATGTGGTGCTGAGGGCAAACCCTTGTTCACTAAAGGAATAAGTAATTCCCTTTTGGGCTCCGTGATGACAAACCCCTTGCTGCATTAATATGATAGGGTTATATCTTTATCTCTCATCCGTGACTCACTTCCTTTGACTCCCATCCAATATCTGTCACCATCTCCCTCGGCTCACAGTCCTGtttgagctgcagcagctctgtgtggaCTCACAGAGCTCTCTCCTCCCTACAAGTGGCCCGTTCTGGGTCTGCAGGTCGGGTCAGCCTTCAGCACTGCACCAAGGTGTTGCTTTAGGTCTCACAGCCCCTTCCCCATACACCGCACGTCACCTCCCGCATGCTCCCTGTTCCCTCAGCCTGCCTCCTCACATACCAGCTGCACCCACCACCGGGTCCCTGGCTGTCTGAagctctgccagccctggggctgcccctgcagtGAATGTCCCCCAGATTTCACGCGTTAGAATAAAATACCAAGAGAGCTGGAGAGTGCAATGACCAGCAGCCTCTGCGTGCCCGCTCCTGGCAGCCTCTGAAAGCCAGCGTGGTCATCCCAGTGTGTTTATTGAATGTTACTGACTTAATGCTTGTTGTTCCGAGGATTCAAGCTGCTGAGTAATTTCTGGTATCTGTTCTCGCACAGTGTTGACAAAGCCTGGAAAGAACTGAGTAACATCCTCTCAGGAATATTTTGTGCTTCTCTCAACTTCATTGACTCAACCAACACAGTCACTCCAACGGCGTCCTTCAAACCCCTGGGCTTAGCCAACGGTGAGCCCGGCCTGCACTtggctgcctggctctgctctctcACTCTTGCCTCTAGCTTTGGTTCCACCCTGTGCCACCGTGGGGAGTCCAGACACAGATCCTGCAACAACTCTGGGTTTGGGTGTGTACAACAGGGTCTGTTACCTCCTCCTGGAAGCATTTCCTCTCCCTACAAAAGAGGCTTGGATTTGAACAGAGGAAACCCTCAAGCAGTACCTGACAGATGCTCCCAAGCCCTCATCTGTCTCTCTGAGAAGCATTTTACAAAACAGTGAGGACTGGAGGATTTAAGGCActcatgaaaaaaatctgctagaATATACTCTTACCTATTCTTTCCAAATCACCCCGAAGAGAGGGATCTATTCCTGATTGAGCTCATGGCATTTCAGGGATATTGAGAGGGTGGTGGGCTGTGGGGTACGCTGCGGGGTGGAACAGGTCTGCTTCTGCTGTCATGCCTGTAGCAGTACCAGCCTGTTgaccccccacctccctgcccagggaCAGATCACCATCTCCTGCGATATGCTGTCCTGCCCCGGGAGGTCGTCTGCACAGAGAACCTCACACCTTGGAAGAAGCTGCTCCCATGTGGCTCAAAGGTAAGGGTCAGTCCTGCTGCCTCGCTGGGCCACTCTCGAAGGAGCTGGGTCCCTGACAGCAACGCGGGAGCGTGCACTGGGAAGTCTCAGCAGGGTCTTTCTCTCAGTCGGAGCAGAGAAGAGACCTGGGGCTgagtttctccttttctccctgcaggctgggcttgctgtgctgctgaaggCCGAGCGCTTGTTCCACAGCAGCTACCACTCACAGGCAGTGCACATCCGCCCCATCTGCAGGGTAAGTGTGAGGCTCAGGGCTCCCTTCTTTAACACCTCCAAGAGAAAATCCAAAGCCTTCTTGTGACACTGCAGGGTGACACACCGGTTTGCCCAGCTCCCCTGTGGGGGCTTCACTGTGTCTAACACAGCTGTTGTCCTGCTTCTCTGGTCTCACCTGCGTCCCCAGGGGATTCTTGCAGTCCTGGTGGACTTCCAACTCTGTCCTGGTGTCCTGCCCCTCCAGAAGGTGTGATCAGAGCCACCTGTCTCTCTCTTGTCCAGGATGCCTCCTGCCTGGCTGTGTCCTGGGAGCTCAGACAGACCCTCACTGTGGTCTTTGACACCTTTTCCAGTGGCCAAGGAAAGAAAGGTAAGCTCAGCGGTAGTGCGCTGTGGTCCTCAAGTGCCCCCCGCCTGCAGCACTTCACCTGccactgacttttcttcctgCAGACTGGTCCCTCTTTAAGATGTTCTCTCGCACACTTACTGACGCGTGTCCTCTGGCATCGCAGAGCAAAGTCTATGTCGACATCTCCCCTAAGAACAAGGTAATGCTCGCAGACCAGAGAACAACCCCTGCTCCCTCAGTTCAGCCACTTTGAGTGGCTCTGAAACATCCTCACCTCCACCCCCTGGATAGCCAGATGCTCCAGGAGCCCTCCAGCACTAATGAAGGGAGCTGGTTTCCCTCCTCTGAGCAGGGCTGCGGGGATGAGTGTGGTGGTGTTAGTAAGAATGCTGAGCTGGCCGTTGGGGCGTAGAGCTCAGGGCCAGCCAGAGGGGCTTTGCCCAGCACTGCCACTTACTTCAAGGGGCGCTTTTCTTTTTATGGTCGATTTGCTTTCTCAGGAAAAGGAGTTACTGGAAGTGACCCCCGCTCCAGCATCTGTATACGAGGCTATTGTCCAGGGAGACAAGAGAACCTACGCCGTCTATGACCTGCTGAGCCCCTCGCTCTTCAATACGTCTCGCAGCCTTAATGTGCAGCTGAAGTGGAAGCGGCCCCAAGACAGCTGTGAGTGACCAGAACTTCACTCCTCCTGCACCGCTGGTCAGGGCTGCAGGCCTAAAAATCACCTGGCACGGCCCACCACTCCTGTGTCCTTTCCTCTCTTGCAGCGGAACTGCCGACACCCGTACTCCACGCTCAGCGCTACGTGAGTGGATACGGGCTGCAGACTGGAGAGATCAGCACTCTCATCTACAACACTCACCCGTACCGGGCCTTCCCCGTGATGCTGCTGGAGACTGTGCCGTGGTATCTGCGACTCTATGTGCACACTCTGACTATCATCAcgaaggggaaggaaaacaagCCAAGTAAGTAAACCCTCCTGGCAGCACATGCTGCCCAATTCCCTTGGCACAAGCAGCTCATTCCAGAGATGGTTTAGCCCCTCCCTCGGGCCCCAGTGATCACTGGGTAACTGgactgcaaaacaaaacattttaggaTGTTTTCGTAGCCTTCAGTTCAGCGTTCACAGCAGATGAGACTTTATTAAGTCTGTTTCTTGAGGCACATGGGTGGTGTTTCATAACCCAACAAGGGTCTAAACCAAAGTGAATTGATTTTTGTAGTAAAGGAGGCTTGATTTAAAACTGATGACTGGGTCTTATTTAGCATTTGTACCTTTCCTTATGACCACCTGACTTTCGTGGGTCATCAGCTCTAAAGACCAGCCAGATTTAGCCTTAATACATGCTTTTTGCTATCTGTGCATCTTCACTTGCCCAGAAAACCTTTCCCGGGAGTGGGGAAGCAGGAGCACCCACCCTATGGGAGACGTTCAGGCAATGTGAGATTGGACAAGGTCCCCCCGGTGCCACTGAGGTGTCTCTTTGGGGTTAGGTTACATCCACTACCAGCCAGCCCAGGACCGGAGACGCCCTCACCTCTTAGAAATGCTGATCCAGCTGCCAGCCAACTCCGTCACCAAGATCACAATCCAGTTTGAGAGGGCCTTACTGAAGTGGACAGAGTACACACCTGACCCCAATCATGGCTTTTACGTCAGGTAACAACATACCTGAGCTCCTCATCCCCTTCTGAGCCTTGCGTAGGACTTGCTGCCCAGGTCTCTGGGGACAGGAAAAACTCTTGCTGTCTCTCTGCTGGCAGGACTGACACTTGCATGTCCTTTGTCTCCTTAGCTCATCTGTGCTTAGCGCCCTGGTGCCCAGCGTCATTGCGATGAAGGACGTGGATGTGGAGCAGAGCCCTCTCTTCACCTCGCTGTGAGTGTGCCTGTGCTGGGGAGCGGGGCCGTGCCGCAGCACCTGGGGGCTACTGGCCACTGTCATCCTGTCTGGTGAGCATGGAGCGGCGGTCCTGTGCGGGCTGACGCCCCCTTTCCTGATTCCACTCTCCAGGTTTCCTTCCTCTGATGGCTCCAGCTATTTTGTGCGCCTCTACACGGAGCCGCTGCTGGTGAACTTGCCGACGCCTGACTTCAGCATGCCCTATAACGTCATCTGCCTGACCTGCACCGTGGTGGCAGTGTGCTACGGCTCCTTCTACAACCTGCTGACCAGAACGTTTCACGTGGAAGAGCCGAGCCGGGGCGGGCTGGCCAAGAGGCTGGCCAACATCATCCGCAAATTCAGGGGGGTGCCCCCACTCTGAGAGAAACCGGGGCAGCCGGCGCTGGCCACAGGGCTCTGTGGGGAGACGCAGGGAGCAGAGCGCTGCTGCCTCTGGTCTTTGCTGGAAGCAGCCTGCTCCATTTTGCTGCCTGGATCTCTCTTTGGGATTCAACAAGCTGGGAGACTGCTCCCATCATTAAAATGGGAAACGGCTCTAAGCCCACTGACTACTGAACTGCGCTGCTGCAGGACTGGGAAAGGTGTAAGACTTCTGTTGGGGAGGGGGGTAACTTATGTGCTGGGAACAATGCTGGAAGTAAACTTGAACTGTTTTGTACATTTGTGCTGCTCCTGGTTGGTTTTACTTTCTCAACCCCACAGGCAGAGTTGACCCTGTAAGACGCTACCTGAGTCAGCTGGGAGGAGATGCAGACACAGTAAGGGGAGGGGGTGTGATCTGCAGCGAAGAGATGGGTTCATCTCTACCATCTCACCTCCCACAACTGCCACGTTTCACAGCTCCCTTCTGCCACACTTCACCACATTTGATCCAGTTTGCGGGTGAATGGTTGGCCATGGTGTATGTTTGTCCCCTCAGCCACGGaaagggtttgttttctttctcaggaaAAAGTTCTTGCTCCCAGCTTCTCTTGCAGCATTTGAAACCCTTCCACCTGCTCACCCCTCTGCTGCAGCACAAGATTCTCCTCTGCCTCCTCGGTATCATTTCTACATGTCTGCCCAAtggctcccctgcacccccaaagcTTCGGGGAGCCTCTGGGCTCAGCAGACCCCACGTGCTGAGCTGTGGCCAGCCGGGCTCTGCTGGTGGGTGGCAGCCTCGGTCCTCCCCGAGCCATGGGGTGGGAATGCAGGAACACTGGCACCACTATGCTCTGTGGTGATTTTCATAAAATACAAGGTACCACCTTGCTGTGGCTCACACAGAGCAGCGAGAGGACACTGGTGGTGGTGCTCGGCCTCTGACTGAGGTTTTCAGGGGTATGTCGTTTGCATCTTGGATGTGGCTTTTGTGAAAGGAACAGACAACTGCCTACAAGCAGCTAAACAAAGCACAAGGAAATCATTAGAAGAAATATTACCCAGAATCAAAGCAAAGCACAGCCAGAGGTCCTTTAAAAGCTTCTGCTTGAACAGAAAGACCACAAAACCCCCGTTGCCTCCTGTCCTGCACAGAACAGTCTGTTCCAGTTGGCCTGGGATTACCTTTCACTTCCCTACCAGAGATGCCCTCTCTGCAGCTCCTATGGATCCACTCCCCTGGATGGCTCCatgcagcctgcagagctgctgaaatacGAAATACGTGAGTTTGGGATGATCCCTCTGTCCTTGCTTGACAAGAAGGACGTCACAGGGCTGGGAGCTCATGCTTCTTCCAAACACAGGATTGCTGctacagctctgccagccaggaTTCAAGTGCAAACCAGAATTTCTTTATAGAACAACTAAATAAAACCCAAGCGAGCACACAGCTCCTGCAGTAGCACATGGACagggggacacagccaggagtCTCGGGCACAAGGGTCCCCGTTGCAGTTTGCAAAAGGATTTGGAGACCTCAAGTTGCTTCAGGTTGGATCCAGGATAAATCCCGCAAAGTGCAACCATCAGCAcatgccagagcagctcagaGCAGCCAAGGTCCCCCCAGCCTGGCTCCCTGTGCTCCAGGCATTAGTTGGGATCCTGCAAAGCCCCCCGAGTGCCAAGGCCAGCACCCATGGACACAGCTGGCACCGCAAGCCAAACCAGCCAAAACCAGCGTAAGAAACACGGCACTGCTGCAAACCGGACTGTTGCTTCTGCAGGAAAAAAGGTCCCTGTGCTGAGAATGATGAGGGCAGCCCACgccagggccagccaggagctgccacgGGCAAAGGGTGCCAGAGCTGGCATCAGCCAAAGGCTCTGGGGCAATTCCCATGCAGTGCCATAAACCAGGAATTTAAACAGCCCATAAAGAGGTGAGCCTGGAGTAACTGCAAAGCAGGAGGAAAACCATCCTGGGCTGGATTCTCACCTGCTGGGCCATCGAGGGGGCCAGTCTTATCACATCCATCAAACACAGGGGCCAGCCAAGCAGAAAACCCTGTGAGAAGTGCAGGCAGCCCAGCAGTCACAGCTAGGTGGGTTTTAAGCAGCTGGGAACACTCCAATTCTTAatgtttggggtatttttcctggactatttctttcccttccctgtaTGGCCTCCTTGGGAACCCAGCTGGAGCTGGTCATGGCTGAGCTGTGCGTGGTAACCTGCTGCTGGGTGTCTGCAGAAagaagggctggagctggggtgcTCGCAGCAGCCTGGGCTTTGCTGCCAGCCCAGTGATGCTTGGCCAGAGGACTGCCAGCAAgcaatgtcaaaaataaagtGTTTAAGGCCACTGAGCTGTGACTGCTCTACCTCTCTGAGATACAGCACCAAGAAGGGTGCAGCATGGAAAACTGGGACCCCTTGGGGCTCGAGAGGGCTAAATCAGCAGCAAAAGTGCACTGCCGTGTGCGATGAGGAAGCAGCATGCAAGCAAGCCTAAAAATAGTATGCGATGGAATTCAAGAAAGCATATACTTGACATGCCGCACAGTGCAAACCTGTGAGCGTGTGAACAGCGCGCAGTGGTGTGCAGGGACACATGCCAACTGCGTGCAAAGAGAAGCCTGCAACCAGCATGCAACCACATCTAAGAAAGCGCGCAAGGAGCAGGCCGCCCTGCGGAGAGTCATGCAAGCTGCACGCACAAATGCAGTTACCTGCAACATGCAAGAACGCAGGCAAGCAGCGCGCAAACAGCAGGCGAAGATGTGTGTGCGCAGCAGAGCGTGCCAGAGCCCCGGCGCCGCGCAGGAGGCCTGCGGCACCGCGCGAACCCGCGCAGCGCAGGGCGCAGCGGATGCGAACCCCCGGCAACGCCGGGCAAAACGAGCCGGCGAGAAGCACGCCGAGCGGTGCAGAGAAGCGCCCAAACGgcactttaaattttaaaaaatttacataaatacatataatttctTAAAAGGCAACGAAGCACTCAAAAAGCTGCAGGCGAGGCGCAGGCCCGGCGCTacgcgcatgcgcactggccggcccccggggctgcccgcagcGCTGCCTGACGGAGCGGCGCCCACCCCCCACCGCCGCCCTCCCGGTCACCGCCGACGGAGCGCGGGCCCGTGGCGGAGCCgctgcgcggcggggccgggccgggccgggctgtgcTCGGGGAcaggcgggcggcgggcagcCGCGGCGGGGTCCTGGCAGGACGGCGGCGCCCTGTCGGGGCGCGCAGGCGGCGGTGGGGGGCGTCCcccgggcggcgcggccggcTCCGCGGGCggcctctcccttccctgctcagGGCGCGGCGCGGACGGGCCCGCGGCGGAGGCGGCCCCGGGATGGCGGC
The sequence above is drawn from the Strix uralensis isolate ZFMK-TIS-50842 chromosome 18, bStrUra1, whole genome shotgun sequence genome and encodes:
- the PIGT gene encoding GPI-anchor transamidase component PIGT, whose product is MAAAAALLLLLMAAAAGPGRAGEGRAQRDALREELLLSPLPAGDVAATFQFRTRWDADLPRGAVSHYRLFPKALGRLVAALGVQELHLALTQGFWRTRTWGQPPLQAPAGAELWVWFQPTVTDVDKAWKELSNILSGIFCASLNFIDSTNTVTPTASFKPLGLANGTDHHLLRYAVLPREVVCTENLTPWKKLLPCGSKAGLAVLLKAERLFHSSYHSQAVHIRPICRDASCLAVSWELRQTLTVVFDTFSSGQGKKDWSLFKMFSRTLTDACPLASQSKVYVDISPKNKEKELLEVTPAPASVYEAIVQGDKRTYAVYDLLSPSLFNTSRSLNVQLKWKRPQDSSELPTPVLHAQRYVSGYGLQTGEISTLIYNTHPYRAFPVMLLETVPWYLRLYVHTLTIITKGKENKPSYIHYQPAQDRRRPHLLEMLIQLPANSVTKITIQFERALLKWTEYTPDPNHGFYVSSSVLSALVPSVIAMKDVDVEQSPLFTSLFPSSDGSSYFVRLYTEPLLVNLPTPDFSMPYNVICLTCTVVAVCYGSFYNLLTRTFHVEEPSRGGLAKRLANIIRKFRGVPPL